One segment of Chiloscyllium plagiosum isolate BGI_BamShark_2017 chromosome 5, ASM401019v2, whole genome shotgun sequence DNA contains the following:
- the wipf3 gene encoding WAS/WASL-interacting protein family member 2 isoform X1: MYTDNIKVVMPVPPPPPPPPPLAPPPPGAPPLPSAHVELPKQNTNELTGRNALLSDIHKGVRLKKVTQINDRSTPVIDKPKNGCGAGAVGGASTQPTVGAGLFQEGFPVLRPAGQRDTSERGSKPAVQTFSMKVSPSRLSVQNESARNEKNAFKQPECPEPFDLSKGQKTVQNHLIMSALIPLSSQNKSLSTCPSSTSSFSSSFNNKYTKNAITIQSPSPPVAPSIPPPRPPILTNVKPFKFQYIQQPPSPPPPPPPPSPPPSYNFQEQASDFIFPAPPPPSILYIEDCTDFPLPPPPPPPLPPGPAFTPCNKTENALPPPPPFLNSLEVPPALPPKLPSFSNKPSLSSISPPPPPPPPPLPPPPPPPPPFPAYRYPGSSSSSGQMSYGTQLAGREGPGRSGVHSNGGKPAPPPLPPVRSSSTELTSRSQHIPGLTWTSLHSVPPPPPPAPLVPPPPLPLKVRQGALTTQSPIYDDFESKYNFHSVEDLPSPDEYKSFPRIYPSKQPRAIIWVTFRYWSRTTINFLNWLQA; encoded by the exons GCACATGTAGAACTTCCCAAACAAAATACAAACGAGCTAACAGGGCGGAATGCTTTGCTAAGCGATATCCACAAAGGAGTACGGTTGAAAAAGGTGACACAAATCAATGACAGGAGCACCCCAGTCATTGACA AACCCAAGAATGGGTGTGGTGCAGGAGCTGTGGGTGGAGCATCAACACAGCCTACAGTGGGTGCTGGCTTGTTTCAGGAAGGATTTCCTGTTCTCAGACCTGCCGGACAGCGAGATACTTCAG AAAGAGGTTCCAAACCAGCTGTTCAAACTTTCAGTATGAAAGTCTCACCATCAAGACTCTCGGTCCAGAACGAAAGTGCCAGAAATGAGAAAAATGCATTTAAGCAACCTGAATGTCCAGAACCCTTTGATTTATCTAAAGGTCAAAAGACAGTTCAAAACCATCTTATCATGTCTGCCCTTATACCCCTTTCAAGTCAGAATAAATCTCTGTCAACATGTCCCTCTTCTACATCTTCATTCTCATCTTCATTCAATAATAAATATACAAAAAATGCAATAACAATACAATCACCTTCACCACCAGTTGCTCCTTCAATTCCTCCCCCTCGTCCACCTATACTTACAAATGTTAAACCATTTAAATTTCAATACATACAACAACCACCAtcacctcctccacctcctccgcCACCATCTCCACCACCTTCCTATAATTTTCAAGAGCAAGCTTCAGATTTTATATTCCCTGCTCCGCCTCCACCTTCTATACTTTATATTGAAGACTGTACTGATTTTCCTCTgcctcctcccccaccacctcccttacctccaGGCCCTGCCTTTACTCCCtgtaataaaactgaaaatgctctGCCACCACCTCCCCCTTTTTTGAATAGTCTTGAAGTTCCGCCAGCCTTGCCGCCAAAACTACCCAGCTTTTCCAACAAGCCAAGTTTGTCCTCAAtatctcctccaccaccaccaccaccaccaccactgccgccaccgccaccaccaccacctccattccctgcctACAGATATCCTGGGTCTAGTTCATCATCTGGGCAAATGTCATATGGAACCCAGCTGGCTGGAAGGGAAGGTCCAGGGAGGTCTGGAG TACACAGTAATGGTGGGAAACCAGCACCACCCCCACTGCCACCCGTTAGGTCATCCAGTACGGAACTTACAAGCAGAAGCCAGCATATACCCGGCCTGACCTGGACATCGCTGCACTCtgttcctcccccacccccaccggcACCACTAGTACCACCACCACctttgccacttaaagttcgacAAGGAGCTTTGACTACACAGTCACCAATCTATG ATGACTTTGAGTCCAAGTATAATTTCCATTCAGTTGAAGACCTTCCATCTCCAGATGAGTATAAATCATTTCCCAGGATATATCCCAGCAAGCAACCAAGAG CTATCATCTGGGTTACGTTTCGATACTGGTCCAGGACTACTATAAATTTCTTGAACTGGTTGCAAGCCTAA
- the wipf3 gene encoding WAS/WASL-interacting protein family member 2 isoform X3 has translation MYTDNIKVVMPVPPPPPPPPPLAPPPPGAPPLPSAHVELPKQNTNELTGRNALLSDIHKGVRLKKVTQINDRSTPVIDKPKNGCGAGAVGGASTQPTVGAGLFQEGFPVLRPAGQRDTSERGSKPAVQTFSMKVSPSRLSVQNESARNEKNAFKQPECPEPFDLSKGQKTVQNHLIMSALIPLSSQNKSLSTCPSSTSSFSSSFNNKYTKNAITIQSPSPPVAPSIPPPRPPILTNVKPFKFQYIQQPPSPPPPPPPPSPPPSYNFQEQASDFIFPAPPPPSILYIEDCTDFPLPPPPPPPLPPGPAFTPCNKTENALPPPPPFLNSLEVPPALPPKLPSFSNKPSLSSISPPPPPPPPPLPPPPPPPPPFPAYRYPGSSSSSGQMSYGTQLAGREGPGRSGVHSNGGKPAPPPLPPVRSSSTELTSRSQHIPGLTWTSLHSVPPPPPPAPLVPPPPLPLKVRQGALTTQSPIYDDFESKYNFHSVEDLPSPDEYKSFPRIYPSKQPRVQGHRGEL, from the exons GCACATGTAGAACTTCCCAAACAAAATACAAACGAGCTAACAGGGCGGAATGCTTTGCTAAGCGATATCCACAAAGGAGTACGGTTGAAAAAGGTGACACAAATCAATGACAGGAGCACCCCAGTCATTGACA AACCCAAGAATGGGTGTGGTGCAGGAGCTGTGGGTGGAGCATCAACACAGCCTACAGTGGGTGCTGGCTTGTTTCAGGAAGGATTTCCTGTTCTCAGACCTGCCGGACAGCGAGATACTTCAG AAAGAGGTTCCAAACCAGCTGTTCAAACTTTCAGTATGAAAGTCTCACCATCAAGACTCTCGGTCCAGAACGAAAGTGCCAGAAATGAGAAAAATGCATTTAAGCAACCTGAATGTCCAGAACCCTTTGATTTATCTAAAGGTCAAAAGACAGTTCAAAACCATCTTATCATGTCTGCCCTTATACCCCTTTCAAGTCAGAATAAATCTCTGTCAACATGTCCCTCTTCTACATCTTCATTCTCATCTTCATTCAATAATAAATATACAAAAAATGCAATAACAATACAATCACCTTCACCACCAGTTGCTCCTTCAATTCCTCCCCCTCGTCCACCTATACTTACAAATGTTAAACCATTTAAATTTCAATACATACAACAACCACCAtcacctcctccacctcctccgcCACCATCTCCACCACCTTCCTATAATTTTCAAGAGCAAGCTTCAGATTTTATATTCCCTGCTCCGCCTCCACCTTCTATACTTTATATTGAAGACTGTACTGATTTTCCTCTgcctcctcccccaccacctcccttacctccaGGCCCTGCCTTTACTCCCtgtaataaaactgaaaatgctctGCCACCACCTCCCCCTTTTTTGAATAGTCTTGAAGTTCCGCCAGCCTTGCCGCCAAAACTACCCAGCTTTTCCAACAAGCCAAGTTTGTCCTCAAtatctcctccaccaccaccaccaccaccaccactgccgccaccgccaccaccaccacctccattccctgcctACAGATATCCTGGGTCTAGTTCATCATCTGGGCAAATGTCATATGGAACCCAGCTGGCTGGAAGGGAAGGTCCAGGGAGGTCTGGAG TACACAGTAATGGTGGGAAACCAGCACCACCCCCACTGCCACCCGTTAGGTCATCCAGTACGGAACTTACAAGCAGAAGCCAGCATATACCCGGCCTGACCTGGACATCGCTGCACTCtgttcctcccccacccccaccggcACCACTAGTACCACCACCACctttgccacttaaagttcgacAAGGAGCTTTGACTACACAGTCACCAATCTATG ATGACTTTGAGTCCAAGTATAATTTCCATTCAGTTGAAGACCTTCCATCTCCAGATGAGTATAAATCATTTCCCAGGATATATCCCAGCAAGCAACCAAGAG TACAAGGCCACAGAGGGGAGCTGTAG
- the wipf3 gene encoding WAS/WASL-interacting protein family member 2 isoform X2, with product MYTDNIKVVMPVPPPPPPPPPLAPPPPGAPPLPSAHVELPKQNTNELTGRNALLSDIHKGVRLKKVTQINDRSTPVIDKPKNGCGAGAVGGASTQPTVGAGLFQEGFPVLRPAGQRDTSERGSKPAVQTFSMKVSPSRLSVQNESARNEKNAFKQPECPEPFDLSKGQKTVQNHLIMSALIPLSSQNKSLSTCPSSTSSFSSSFNNKYTKNAITIQSPSPPVAPSIPPPRPPILTNVKPFKFQYIQQPPSPPPPPPPPSPPPSYNFQEQASDFIFPAPPPPSILYIEDCTDFPLPPPPPPPLPPGPAFTPCNKTENALPPPPPFLNSLEVPPALPPKLPSFSNKPSLSSISPPPPPPPPPLPPPPPPPPPFPAYRYPGSSSSSGQMSYGTQLAGREGPGRSGVHSNGGKPAPPPLPPVRSSSTELTSRSQHIPGLTWTSLHSVPPPPPPAPLVPPPPLPLKVRQGALTTQSPIYDDFESKYNFHSVEDLPSPDEYKSFPRIYPSKQPRVSNKTHLATTPLR from the exons GCACATGTAGAACTTCCCAAACAAAATACAAACGAGCTAACAGGGCGGAATGCTTTGCTAAGCGATATCCACAAAGGAGTACGGTTGAAAAAGGTGACACAAATCAATGACAGGAGCACCCCAGTCATTGACA AACCCAAGAATGGGTGTGGTGCAGGAGCTGTGGGTGGAGCATCAACACAGCCTACAGTGGGTGCTGGCTTGTTTCAGGAAGGATTTCCTGTTCTCAGACCTGCCGGACAGCGAGATACTTCAG AAAGAGGTTCCAAACCAGCTGTTCAAACTTTCAGTATGAAAGTCTCACCATCAAGACTCTCGGTCCAGAACGAAAGTGCCAGAAATGAGAAAAATGCATTTAAGCAACCTGAATGTCCAGAACCCTTTGATTTATCTAAAGGTCAAAAGACAGTTCAAAACCATCTTATCATGTCTGCCCTTATACCCCTTTCAAGTCAGAATAAATCTCTGTCAACATGTCCCTCTTCTACATCTTCATTCTCATCTTCATTCAATAATAAATATACAAAAAATGCAATAACAATACAATCACCTTCACCACCAGTTGCTCCTTCAATTCCTCCCCCTCGTCCACCTATACTTACAAATGTTAAACCATTTAAATTTCAATACATACAACAACCACCAtcacctcctccacctcctccgcCACCATCTCCACCACCTTCCTATAATTTTCAAGAGCAAGCTTCAGATTTTATATTCCCTGCTCCGCCTCCACCTTCTATACTTTATATTGAAGACTGTACTGATTTTCCTCTgcctcctcccccaccacctcccttacctccaGGCCCTGCCTTTACTCCCtgtaataaaactgaaaatgctctGCCACCACCTCCCCCTTTTTTGAATAGTCTTGAAGTTCCGCCAGCCTTGCCGCCAAAACTACCCAGCTTTTCCAACAAGCCAAGTTTGTCCTCAAtatctcctccaccaccaccaccaccaccaccactgccgccaccgccaccaccaccacctccattccctgcctACAGATATCCTGGGTCTAGTTCATCATCTGGGCAAATGTCATATGGAACCCAGCTGGCTGGAAGGGAAGGTCCAGGGAGGTCTGGAG TACACAGTAATGGTGGGAAACCAGCACCACCCCCACTGCCACCCGTTAGGTCATCCAGTACGGAACTTACAAGCAGAAGCCAGCATATACCCGGCCTGACCTGGACATCGCTGCACTCtgttcctcccccacccccaccggcACCACTAGTACCACCACCACctttgccacttaaagttcgacAAGGAGCTTTGACTACACAGTCACCAATCTATG ATGACTTTGAGTCCAAGTATAATTTCCATTCAGTTGAAGACCTTCCATCTCCAGATGAGTATAAATCATTTCCCAGGATATATCCCAGCAAGCAACCAAGAG